GCAAAAAGATCAGTACCCATATCTGCTCGTAAAATTCGTGGAGCACACTGAACATgatttaaacagtccatgtagtACTTGGCAACAACAGCTAGGTCATTATTACTGGATGCAACGTCAAGCCACATGATTCAACGGCAGTAACGTCAATTCATCCATGAATACACAATCCATACAGCTTTAATTTATCGTATCCATCCGTATGCCACACATAGTTAAGTCATTTCAGTGTATACACTCTTTTCTTCAACCTATATGCTTTCCATTCTTCTTATACATCTGGACAAAGCTGTTTCATGAATTTCACGACGTCGTTTCTCTATCAGTCTTTACCACATAGTTCTATACCCTAAACACTACCCTCTTACACTCAATTCGCGCTTTATTGCGTTCATCACATCCTCTGCAAAGGAGTAGGACTGAGGATGTCTCCGTTAACGCAGTTCGCGGATGATTCGTTTCATATTACATATGCTGATTTTAATGTTGtgattacaaaataaaaacaactatttcCGAATACTTTAGTCATTCGGCAAAATAGATTTTAATCAGTTCTTTTCTTGTCATATCATTTCCAGCCAGGCGAATATTCAACGGCACAAATGCACACAATAACAACAGTATGAATAAAACCCCTGCCATTTTGAGAAATAATTCTTTGGCTTTTAGATTCCAGCAATTTGGTAGCTCCCTCTATTTTAATAGTCACATTTCTGTACTTCCCAAACGAATAATGCTCCTATCATATTTAACTTCTGGACTACGTTTCTTGCACTTTTAGTACTAGCTTGAttctgaaaatacagaaatgaCACTAAATTCATAACATTATGACAGACTTCAAAATTCCACAAAGATATTCCATAAGACAATAAATATTCGTACATGAAATCATGTGGTTTAATTCTAGCGAAAAGATAAATTAAAACACAAACACAGATACACATATAGGAGGAAGGCCTAGTAGGTGCAAATGGTAGGATATCTTCAGAGAAAATTATTTGAACGTAAAAATTACACTAGAACGTATTAGGTATTGTTCCCAGTATACCGATGATACTTAGTACTGCAGCcatgataaaacaataaacatggtttttaaaacacttgaacacattaaaattttgtcatcGTGACTgtccttttttttaaactaaaaataattgtGCTAGATAAATCGACGTATACATACCGCGTTTGCACTAAGGTTATTCTCCATTATCATGCAGTTTACCGTGTTTTGCCTTTCATATGTTGTAACAAATAAGTAGTaacaattaattaataacaaataagtagtaacaaataagtaataagaagtaactaaaatgtccctccagggctttaatagaggatatttgtttgtttgcagtgtgatatcgaaatatatcttcaccgataagggaaacaattgaatattttcacgaaggcggggCAGGAGTGCAAATATCAGAATTtcctcccttatcggtgaagaaatatttcgatatctcactgaaaacaaagaaaattttctttttattttatgctaattggtgaAGATCAACAttctttttctgtttattacatgcctccggatttatttaggctaccgtgttacatatgatgcatccgctaaattaccatggacacttaggcacatcaatatcgaatattggtgattagttCCGTGTAATCAAcacgatgccattttgtttttaaattttgcattcaaaatattttgtttaaaaatgcacaATCCGGGGCTAACAGACAGTGGCAAATGTCAGTAGTTGAGTAAggttatttaaaacttttcgggtcaatgccgtcagttcgttgaataaccggaagcttgctttgtttactaCAGTTAATGtattgtgataattaactaagacaacaaccaaccaCATGTGCTGTCGCCGGTAAAATCTACCATACGATAGTGAGCCCCTGTCTATTTACCAAGTTTAGCTTACATGAGATTTATGGGAGACATGCTTGAAACTTATAAACTGCTCAACGATAAAGAGGACATAGATTTTGAGAGGTTCTTTGTGCTTAATACTCAGTCTACCAGGAAAAATGGAAAGAAGCTAATACAGAAAGTAAGCAAATACGAACTAAGGAGGTATTTCTTCTCAGTACGCGCAGTCCGAGAGTGGGACTTACTGCCGGCCAAAATAGTTTTAGCGCCATCTTTAAATACGTTTAAGTCAAGAGTGGACGATATTTTGGGAGAAACAAAGTTTACGGTACATCCCGGAACTAGGGGCTGGATACGCCACCGGGAGGTGGGCACACGAGTCTAACGACTCGCGTCTCCAAAAGGAGGTACATCAGGTACATATCtatagctacatgaatggcaatgCCAAGTGACCAAGATAACATTTCTAAAGcattaatataactttttttcttttgcaaactTACTATAGCTAGCTTGCTCTATATAGGATTTTCTAGCTGTGCAATACTGGCGTATGGCTTGAATATTTGGATAATCAAAGGAAACCCGTAATTCTAAATGCAACACAGGggttatttaaagaatatatttcaagggagataggTTTATCTGAAAAAATAAGAAGTTCGGCACTGCGAGTgttatagagaaatatctcactgatatttttcagtatttcaccagttagcataacAAAATTTGTACTTCAAAATTTCTCAGCCAGATATTTagcttctttcattttttctcaAAAGTGACTGTAACGCAGAGAAGTAGGGAACATTGTTTTCGAACTAGATATTCAGATGTTAATCTTGTAAATATAACACTGATACACATTCTATAAACTAGCGCAATCAGTACACGTTAATCAAACTATACACAGGTTTAAGATAAGATAAAGCGAAACAGGTCTACTGATATGCCGTCATATTTCAAATATGAACTGTTTATTTAACTGTTTTAAGAGCTATAAAACAGATGAATATATTGAGCTTATTCAGATAGAAAAAATGACACAGGACTGTAAGTGCAATTATATGAAGCAAGTGAAAGAGTTTAAAGACGATTCGGAAATTATAATAAACTCTTTTAACACCTGTAGTGCGCATGAAAGAATTGATTGTGAAGAATGTGCAACACCTCCTGAAGTTAGTACGATTGGCAGAGAAGCAAATGATGATTCTTTGCTTATAGTACCTAAgcaatattttttagatattggGATATATAgaatgaaaatggaaaaaaatgcagAAGATCGTACTGAAATGTTAGATTGTATGCAGCAATACGAAAATAAATTACTAAAATTGTTCAGTGTTTGGGATTCAGAAAAATTGAATTTGGGAATGAAAAAATTATTGGTTAACAATTTGCTGAAATCTATGGAAAAATGGTTCACAGTTTTGGAAGAAAAAGGGAAGTACATCTCAATGGAAAAAGATACATTTCAACAAAAGGTTACATTCTTGTGTTTTCATCATTTATCTCACAGTGTTTACCTTAATGATAATACAGCATGTCTTTCTTTACATTGAAAATCTTCATATCGTATCTCACTAGATGTATTTGTTTTGATACTAACGATAATTAATGTTTGAACACGTCTTAATGTACGAAATCTAcagtgaaataaatttaaaaaagcaacaaaaacacTCACTGAAGACATAGAACgatgtttcatttttattacatacatagtAAAGAAAATTTACTTAACGAATGTTTTGAATTGCTGTATAAAAAATAGAGCTGGTAGTTAGGTAGTTAGTTAAATGTAAACTATATATGGTTTTTGAGCGCTATTGAGACTATGTTTTGTTGGAAAGGAGGGGGGCGGGCACTTACAGTTGCCCATGTCCGTCCGTCTGACCGTCTGTCATTCGAATTTGTGtcgttcatatctcaaaaagtatttgacccggAGTCTTCAAACATTACAGGATTGGTTGTTTTTCAGCTAGGAAAGTTGTACACgaggggttttaatttggatctcacacagctAGATCACAATTCTGGCCCTAGACTTAGTCAAAAATACGCATAAAAGAGCCTTAAGTTTGTATCAtatgtatctcaagaagtattttatCCAGTTTTATGAAACATTGCAACAAGACTTTTATTCATCATATAAAATTGTGCACcttgttttaagctcacctgagcaatgctcaggtgtgttattgtgatcgctcaaggtcgagttcgaatatgggtcagttggggtcaaaaagtaggtcactaggtcaaatcaaagaaaaaacttgtgtatgcgatataggctgtatttttgcttgatcttcatgaaattcggtctgaatgattgccttgatgaattctaggtcgagtttgaatataggttatctggggtcaaaaactaggacactaggtcaaatcaaagaaaactcttgtgtatgcgatagaggctgtagttttcaattgatcttcatgaaatttcgtcataatgatagccttgatgaaatctaagtcgagtttgaatatggattatcttgggtcaaaaacaaggtcataggtcaaatcaaagaaaaaccttgtatatgcgatagaggctgtatttttcaattgatctttatgaaatttggtcagaatgattgccttgataaaatctaggtcaaagttaaatatgggttatctggggtcaaaacctaggtcactaggtcagatcaaagaaaaaccttgtgaatgcgatagaggctgtatttttcaattgatcttcatgaaatttaatcagaatgattgccttgataaaatctaggtcaaacttaaatatgggttatctgggctcaaaaactaggtcactagatcaaatcaaagaaaaacattgtgtatgctatagaagctgtatttttaaattggctttcataaaatttagtcagaatgatcgccttgatgaaatctaggtcaggtttgaatatgggtcatctggggtcgaaaactaggtcactagatcatatcaaggaaatacttgtttaaactcgagaCCAAAtgtttggtccaatcctaatgaaattGGCCAGAATacttgtttccatgaaatcactaggtcaaacatgtttatactgttatggtgtgtttctcaggtgagcggcctagggccatcttggccctcttgtttttagatgTCACTCAGTCAGAGCAGAGTTATGTCCATTGACCTAAACAAATTATGCACAAAAAGGCACAAAAGCTGTGTCGCAAatatctgaaaaagtatttgacctagggtcatgaaacatcataggaatattattttcACTTAACCACACTGGAGTTATTTCCttacttaatgaaaaatgcacttaaAGTGCttgtattgcatatatcttaaaaacatttataaagtGATGAAACATTGTAGggatattattcagcatgtgaattcgtgcacttattttttgttgttgttcacTTTGCAAGACCGGAGCTAGTGTCATTtacttactgaaaaaaaatacagataaatttcttataagtttgtgttgcaaatatttttaaatatttcacctagagtcataaaaccatgtatgtCGGTGACAGGaatgggggcacctgtgtcctatagacacacGTCTAAGTAACATTCTCTCAAGATCATGCCATAGTAACACTATCTTTGAAGCTACTGGCCTGACGTTTATGTCCGATATCTTGTCTTGTTATGAGGAGTATTTGTACCGTGTAATATTGTTCTCTTAGTGGATGGCAGAGTAATTAGCCGGATACGAAGTTTGACGGGCAGACAGTCGGGCGGACAGTAGAACAGACACAGTCTAATACTATGTCTCCATTTTTAATTTTCGAGAGATGAAAATATTGACGGAATTTTCAGCTTATTGTGCATAACTTACCTATgatttatttatagcttaacattaatACAGCATGCGCAGAATACTGAACAGCACCGAAATGCGGAAGTATAAAACCTCAACATCGccgttattttttctttttttttcagaaaatttgttTCTGTGGAACTGAGTATGGAGATCAAAAAGAAGGTATGTAAGGAATACATTCTAATTCTGAATGATTATATAACTGTGAATCACAAAGGTGTGCATTACCTAACATGTGCAGTCACAGATATGGTAGTTTTTCCCCTTGGATTTGCCACTTTTGAGGGC
The genomic region above belongs to Mercenaria mercenaria strain notata chromosome 12, MADL_Memer_1, whole genome shotgun sequence and contains:
- the LOC128547412 gene encoding uncharacterized protein LOC128547412, with translation MNCLFNCFKSYKTDEYIELIQIEKMTQDCKCNYMKQVKEFKDDSEIIINSFNTCSAHERIDCEECATPPEVSTIGREANDDSLLIVPKQYFLDIGIYRMKMEKNAEDRTEMLDCMQQYENKLLKLFSVWDSEKLNLGMKKLLVNNLLKSMEKWFTVLEEKGKYISMEKDTFQQKKICFCGTEYGDQKEDLEQQDSNTHSKVKVAEDFVFTGQDKPVTIIDTAKTEVSEDFCHELETILKEHGIRVTSSENLGGQLVPLLVICMNDTRIKSDIEAALEKVCFDNYSKAAFITVHSKSKDHFTVGDSHRELDALKTEHKKYAKVTFATDWAFKKGCKTRNSDQENKIIEFLKGETRV